CCCTGAAATTCGTTTCAAACCCAATGTCGTGGGGCCTGACGGGGGAAGCACGACTTTTTTCTATAGCTCTGACAGCGATGGCGACGGGTTTCGGGATTTTTTTGGAACCTCCGCATCCGCGCCCCATGTTGCGGGAGTTGCGGCTCTGATGCTTGAGGCAAATCCCGGTTTGTTACCGTTGGATATTTTTTCGGCGATGGAAGCCACGGCAGTCGATATGGATGACCCCGGCACTCCCGGGTTTGATACCGGAGTTGATTTTGCAACAGGGTACGGATTGGTTCAGGCGGATGCGGCCATTGCGGGGATTTCCGCGCCTGAGTGTAATGTTCATGCCGATCCACTGGCTTTGAATTTTGGAAGCCAGAATGTCGGCACGTCTCAATCGCTGGCTGTTAACCTCAGCAACTCGGGGAGAGCGAATTGTAATGTGACGGCAATATCTTTAACCGGGAGTGGTGATTTTCAATTTGCACCGACGCCACCAGTAACACCGTTAATTTTGACGCCGGGGGATTCACTCGCAATTGCTGTGGAATACACACCTTCCGGGGAAGGCCCGGATAGTGGGACTCTCACCATCAACAGCGATGATCCTGACCAGGGAACCCTTCCCGTCAGCCTCAACGGTTCTGGAGTGATCGTAAGAACTGCGGACCTTTCAATTGTCAAAACGGATTCTGCCGATCCGGTGACGCAGGGCGATACCATCACCTACCAGATCACAGTAACCAATAATGGCCCGGACGATGCAACCGGAGTGATTATGCAAGACACGCTCCCTCCAGAGGTCACCCTGGTATCGACTCCTGGATGCGCCGTGTCGGGACAATTGGTGACCTGCAACCTGCCCAATTTGACTCTGGGAGCCCAGGCTATACTGGATATCGTGGTGACCGCCGATAGCGCTGGTGCAATAACCAATGAAGCATCGGTTTCTGGCAATGAAGTTGATCCCGTTCCTGGCAACAACACAGTATTTGAAAGTACACAGGTAGATGCTGGCCCCGTGCCCTCAGTCGCCGATCTGAGTATTCGGAAAGATGCCAACCAAAGCCGGCCAAGAGTGGGTTCCACTTTGGGGTATACGATTACAGTGACAAATAATGGACCTGCGAATGCTACGGGAATCGTTATTGTCGACACGTTGCCTTCGTCGGTTAGTTTTGCAGGGTCTCAGGAATGTAGCTCTGACGGCGCTCCTGTCGGAGGCACCGTCACCTGTAACATTGATTCCATAGTGAACGGTGGCGCCAAAAGCGTGAGCATCAGCGTTAAGCTCAACAGTAAAGGTACAATTGAGAATCGCGTCACCGTTTCTGGTAACGAACAAGACCCTGATCTTTCCAATAATCAGGCCACAAGAAGGACCAGGGTAAGATAAATAAAGTTTTATACGCTGATTAGACTTCCTGGAATACTGGTTCAGAGTTCCAGCGAAGGCCATTGGGAAGCGAGGAATATTTCAACCCAAGGGAATCAAATTTGGCAAGGATGGCTTGCCACGTTTTCTGAAATATATCGCTCGATTATTTTAGAGGGGGGCAATTTGGCAGGTATACTTTGGCTCCAGATTAGTTAGACGGTTTCACCGCATATGCTTGGGCTTGATTTTAGCCATGTTTACATAAATCTGCTCGTTGCAGCGGGGGCAAATCCATCCTTCGCCGGAGAAAATCCAGAAATCGTCCTCAACCCAATCCCTTGCATCTTCCCTGGCAACGCAAAATTCACCAGATTGCACGCAAACATCTGATATTTTTATTTGGCAGGGAACCGCATACTTTCCTTCGCTGTTCTTTATAAAACTAATATCGTCCGTCATTTGGAACCTCTAATTAATCCGATTAATAGGCGGGATTTAAATTATTTTTTGCTTGTCCATGATTAGACACTAGAAAATACTAAATGGATTCTTCGGGGGGGAGCAGATCTTCCAGAAAAAAAGCCGCCAATTCGGAACGACTGGCCAGGCCGGTTTTTTGATAAATCGACTGCGATTGTTGCTGGACGGTTTTTATTTTGGTTTGGCGAATGTCGGCTATTTCTTTCAGAGAAAATCCTTTCAATAGCAAAAATCCGACCTCCGTCTCCGCTTGTGTCAACTTCCAGTGGGAAAATTGTTTTTCAATTTTGACGGAAAGTCCTGCCAGTAATTGATGAGTTTCGCCTTTCCATTGTTCTTTCTTTTGATGAAGTGATTCTACGTTTACCTGTAAGGCCAAAATTTCCCTCTTGGCCAGAAACAACCGTTTTAGCCCAACAACAAAAAAGGTTCCGCTGATGGCTAAAAGGATTCCTTCCAGAAGGAGGTGCGCTCCGGAACCTCCATCCCCGTAATCGGTGATGAGGTCCAACCCCACCAGAACGACAAACGCTCCCGACAATATCAGAACGACTGTATTGACCTCCCGGACATCCTCCATTTGACCTATGCCTCTTGTAACTAGCTGAAATATAATACATATTTAATGGTCCATAGTCCGGATGGAACATTTTGGCCTGACCCCCGAAACTAGTGACAATTAATAAATAATCGTCAAGGAGGTTATCATGTTTGATTTGCCATTGCATCCCATCGCCGTTCATTTCCCAATCGTTTTAGGCTTCGCCTTGCCTTTCACCGCACTTCTCATCTGGTGGGCTATCAGGAAGGAATATGTGCCCCAGAAAGCCTGGATTTTAGTTACCATCATCGCTTTTGTTTATTGCGCTTCGGCTGTTGTGGCCAGTGAGCTGGGCGAGGACGATGAGGAAAAGGTGGAGAAAGTGGTCGCCGAAAAGTTGATCGAAGAGCACGAAGAGGCGGCGGAGATGATTCCCTGGATTGCGGGAACCTTGTTCCTCGTTTCTCTGGCAGGTCTGGTAACGAAAAACTCGGATCGTGCTCGTCTCGGCATCGCCGTTGTGAGTCTGGCCGCGATTATCCCTTTGGCCAATGCCGGGCATACAGGAGGTGAGTTGGTGTACAAATACGGGGCGGCTAACGCTCATTTGACTGGAGAGACTAAGGCATTGGTAGAATCGGGTAAATTTTATATGCAAAATCTGGAAGAGGAAAAACATGAGAAAGAAGGTGGAAAAAAGCATGATGATTAGAATTTTTAATCCCGGTGAACGCTTTAATATTTTTTCTCCATTAAGGTAAAGATATTGTTTTCATGTCAACTTCTGCCGTAACATGTTAAAAAACGCACTGGAAATATTTTTTTAATTAAAATATGTTGGTATCGAGTTCAACTTAAATCAGGTCATTGAGAATGATTCCGAATCAGGAATACGATCAAACCCGAGTGGAATTTGAGGACGAATGGTCGAGAAGCAAGATTGAAGACCTGCTCCAGACCAACCATTACAAGCGAGCCCGTGAAGAGCGTCGCTTGTATGAGCAGTACCTGCCTAAAGATCAATTGATTCTGGAAGCGGGCTGTGGTTTGGGGCCGAAGGTGTTTTACTTCCGGGAGCAGGGGTTCAACGTCATCGGGGTGGACTTTGTCTATTCGGCCCTGCAACGGCTGAAATCATTTTCTCCCGCCACTCCCGTTGCCTGTTGTGACGTGCATGATTGCCCGTTTCCTGACAATACTTTTGGAGCTTACCTGTCCTATGGTGTTGTGGAGCATTTCCCTCACGGAGCGAAGGAGGCTATTAAAGAGGCCTATCGAATTTTGAAACCGGAAGGAGTGATTCTCATGATGGTTCCCGCTGAAAATTTTCTAAGCCGCTTTATTCACGATCCGGATAATTTCCTGCAAAGGCTGAGAAGAAACCCGTGGGTGCGAAAAATTCTAGGCAAACCGCCTTGCGATTCTTCTCATGAGCACGATCTTTTCATGAAACTTCACAAACGAAGGGAGATGGGTGGCATTCTAGAGAGTGTGGGATTTCAGGTTCTGGTTGAGGAACCGGTTTCCCACAGTTTTTCTTTGTTCATGCTGTGCGAGTGCTTCCAGAAAGATCGGTTAGGACAGACCAATCTGGCCGCCGAAGTTTTGGGAGGGTGGTTGAAAAAAATAGCCCCGTGGGGGACGGCCAACCATCTGCTGTTCGTTGGCAGGAAATAGGCCGTTAGCGGTTTACTTGGATTAAGTGGGACACCTGGAGCGCATTTTTTTAAAGGCACCTCTAAAAATTAGTTTTTAAAAGAGAACGAACATTGTAAAGAGTTTCTTAAATCAGTGGCACGGGCTTTCCAGCCCGTGCGAACAGGCTGGAAAGGCGGAATTAAATTCCGCACTTCCGTATAATCTTTAAGGGTAGGTCGCCTGTCCCACTATAACAAAGACACCTCTTTGAATTGACGATATAAGAACATTTAGTCAATTTTTAGAGATGCCCTTAAGTTATTTTGTCTGGATTCAATTGGAGGAGCCATGTTGAAAGTGATGTCCTGGATTCTTGTTCTGAGTGTGATCCTGGGTTTTATCTTGATGGTATACAAAATGTGATAAGAAAAGAGACTCCAGGCTCAATTGTGGTCTGGAGTTTATCTTGCATCAATCAGTGTTTT
The nucleotide sequence above comes from Nitrospinota bacterium. Encoded proteins:
- a CDS encoding choice-of-anchor D domain-containing protein, whose amino-acid sequence is MLALQWDSPAASAGGPGSPNDVDVYLTDDPPTRVLASSTDSNIGLDPVEVISFQNNSRRTTKFNLLIVNAGGANPGKIKYVRFGHSTLDEYDTKSSTSYGHANAVGAEAVGAAYWQDTPAFGTNPPQLESFSSVGGTPILFDVSGNRLSSPEIRFKPNVVGPDGGSTTFFYSSDSDGDGFRDFFGTSASAPHVAGVAALMLEANPGLLPLDIFSAMEATAVDMDDPGTPGFDTGVDFATGYGLVQADAAIAGISAPECNVHADPLALNFGSQNVGTSQSLAVNLSNSGRANCNVTAISLTGSGDFQFAPTPPVTPLILTPGDSLAIAVEYTPSGEGPDSGTLTINSDDPDQGTLPVSLNGSGVIVRTADLSIVKTDSADPVTQGDTITYQITVTNNGPDDATGVIMQDTLPPEVTLVSTPGCAVSGQLVTCNLPNLTLGAQAILDIVVTADSAGAITNEASVSGNEVDPVPGNNTVFESTQVDAGPVPSVADLSIRKDANQSRPRVGSTLGYTITVTNNGPANATGIVIVDTLPSSVSFAGSQECSSDGAPVGGTVTCNIDSIVNGGAKSVSISVKLNSKGTIENRVTVSGNEQDPDLSNNQATRRTRVR
- a CDS encoding helix-turn-helix transcriptional regulator, with amino-acid sequence MEDVREVNTVVLILSGAFVVLVGLDLITDYGDGGSGAHLLLEGILLAISGTFFVVGLKRLFLAKREILALQVNVESLHQKKEQWKGETHQLLAGLSVKIEKQFSHWKLTQAETEVGFLLLKGFSLKEIADIRQTKIKTVQQQSQSIYQKTGLASRSELAAFFLEDLLPPEESI
- a CDS encoding methyltransferase domain-containing protein — protein: MIPNQEYDQTRVEFEDEWSRSKIEDLLQTNHYKRAREERRLYEQYLPKDQLILEAGCGLGPKVFYFREQGFNVIGVDFVYSALQRLKSFSPATPVACCDVHDCPFPDNTFGAYLSYGVVEHFPHGAKEAIKEAYRILKPEGVILMMVPAENFLSRFIHDPDNFLQRLRRNPWVRKILGKPPCDSSHEHDLFMKLHKRREMGGILESVGFQVLVEEPVSHSFSLFMLCECFQKDRLGQTNLAAEVLGGWLKKIAPWGTANHLLFVGRK